One window of Populus nigra chromosome 5, ddPopNigr1.1, whole genome shotgun sequence genomic DNA carries:
- the LOC133694953 gene encoding folate-binding protein 1-like isoform X1: MQPPQSLSLKFQVNSKLERPKMKTKKYGFLILLLFFHLQIHFSSGVQFVNAGKNAGVCISKGGRFPPYTSEGKPPKKVSKGAKDLTLCRVFRKKTCCDVAQTYPALLSVRRLASTGEASQECLQLWELLECSICDPQIGVQPGPPLICASFCDRVYQACANAYFSMDANKRVIAPCGVNDFVCGQAAEWVSNGTELCHAAGFAVKLSDDAYVGAEEASCYGGRASLDSIADSWRSSRSEFPQKDENLRVLEDFQQWVQEMPFSEKISWAVGGLVLTAGLLFMSKRKSHGQRQKLAAIQRAARRLDGKTSQNSPDSLVNRKGNRR; the protein is encoded by the exons ATGCAGCCTCCTCAGTCCCTCTCTCTCAAATTCCAAGTCAATTCGAAGCTTGAAAGGCCAAAaatgaagacaaaaaaatatggGTTCTTGATCTTGCTACTTTTTTTTCACTTGCAAATCCACTTCTCCTCCG GGGTTCAATTTGTTAATGCAGGAAAAAATGCTGGAGTATGTATTTCTAAAGGCGGTCGCTTTCCGCCATATACATCGGAAGGGAAACCTCCGAAAAAGGTAAGCAAAGGTGCAAAAGATTTGACCCTCTGCAGGGTGTTTCGGAAAAAGACATGCTGTGATGTGGCTCAGACATATCCTGCTTTGCTGTCTGTTAGGAGGCTGGCTTCAACAGGAGAAGCCAGCCAGGAGTGCTTGCAATTATGGGAATTGTTGGAATGTTCAATTTGTGATCCCCAAATTGGTGTTCAGCCTGGACCTCCTCTTATATGTGCCTCGTTTTGTGACAGAGTCTATCAAGCGTGTGCCAATGCTTACTTCTCTATGGATGCAAATAAACGG GTCATAGCCCCATGTGGAGTAAATGACTTTGTTTGTGGACAAGCAGCTGAATGGGTCTCCAATGGCACAGAGCTCTGCCATGCTGCAGGTTTCGCTGTTAAGTTGTCCGATGATGCGTATGTTGGTGCTGAAGAAGCATCTTGCTATGGTGGTAGAGCAAGTCTTGATTCTATTGCTGATTCATGGAGGTCTTCGCGATCTGAGTTTCCCCAGAAAGATGAGAATTTAAGGGTCTTGGAAGATTTCCAGCAGTGGGTGCAGGAAATGCCGTTCAGTGAAAAAATATCTTGGGCAGTAGGAGGGTTAGTTCTTACTGCAGGCCTCTTGTTCATGAG CAAAAGGAAGAGCCATGGTCAGCGCCAAAAGCTTGCAGCTATTCAAAGAGCAGCAAGGAGACTGGATGGCAAGACGAGCCAGAATTCTCCCGATAGTTTAGTAAACAGGAAAGGAAATCGAAGATGA
- the LOC133694954 gene encoding serine/threonine-protein phosphatase PP1 — protein sequence MMMMTMEGMMDKAVLDDIIRRLLEGKGGKQVQLSEGEIRQLCVNARQIFLSQPILLEIKAPIRICGDIHGQYQDLLRLFEYGGYPPSANYLFLGDYVDRGRQSLETICLLLAYKIRYPDKIYLLRGNHEDAKINRIYGFYDECKRRFNVRLWKIFTDCFNCLPVAALIDEKILCMHGGLSPELEHLGQIKEIQRPTEIPDCGLLCDLLWSDPDARVEGWADSDRGVSCTFGPDKVAEFLNKNDLDLICRGHQVVEDGYEFFSKRRLVTIFSAPNYGGEFDNAGALLSVDESLVCSFEILKPILPASSSKLTLKKPPKARKI from the exons atgatgatgatgacgatggAAGGGATGATGGATAAGGCAGTATTGGATGATATAATAAGGAGGTTGTTAGAAGGGAAAGGAGGAAAGCAAGTGCAGTTATCTGAAGGAGAGATCCGTCAATTATGTGTTAATGCTCGCCAAATCTTCCTTTCTCAGCCTATTCTCCTCGAGATTAAAGCTCCCATTCGCATCTGTG GTGACATACATGGGCAATATCAAGACCTCCTGAGGCTGTTTGAATATGGTGGCTACCCTCCTTCAGCAAACTATCTCTTCCTTGGGGATTATGTTGATAGAGGGAGGCAAAGTTTGGAGACCATATGTCTGCTTCTGGCCTACAAAATCAGATATCCCGACAAAATTTACCTCTTGAGAGGTAACCATGAGGATGCGAAGATCAACAGGATATATGGGTTTTATGACGAGTGTAAACGGAGATTTAATGTTAGGCTATGGAAAATATTTACCGACTGCTTCAATTGTTTGCCTGTTGCCGCACTGATTGATGAGAAGATACTTTGCATGCACGGAGGCCTCTCTCCAGAGTTGGAACATTTGGGTCAGATAAAGGAAATTCAAAGACCTACTGAAATCCCTGATTGTGGTCTCCTTTGTGATCTGCTTTGGTCTGATCCTGATGCTAGGGTTGAGGGTTGGGCTGATAGTGATCGAGGTGTTTCATGTACCTTTGGACCTGATAAAGTTGCtgagtttttgaataaaaacgaCTTGGATCTCATTTGCCGAGGTCATCAG GTGGTGGAGGATGGATACGAGTTTTTTTCCAAACGAAGATTAGTAACAATATTCTCAGCTCCAAACTATGGTGGGGAGTTTGACAATGCAGGTGCTCTCCTAAGTGTTGATGAATCTTTAGTGTGTTCCTTTGAGATATTAAAGCCAATTCTACCAGCAAGCAGTTCAAAGTTGACCCTTAAGAAG CCTCCTAAAGCCAGAAAGATCTAG
- the LOC133694951 gene encoding dormancy-associated protein homolog 3-like isoform X1, with protein sequence MSLLDQLWDDTVAGPLPESGLGKLRKMPSLGLRPNPGKESGGGGVMRSHSEEATTVDEKRVTRSIMIVRPPGYTNGSSTTPPASPAGSTPPVSPFPGFGWSVTSRLCAMAESPFGFEGGLHRMHTRSQPRLDPEILLLLSACET encoded by the exons ATGAGCCTTCTCGATCAGCTCTGGGACGACACCGTTGCCGGTCCCCTTCCGGAAAGCGGTCTCGGCAAGCTCCGGAAGATGCCGAGCTTGGGCCTCCGGCCAAACCCCGGCAAGG AGTCAGGCGGCGGCGGCGTGATGAGATCGCACAGTGAGGAAGCGACGACGGTTGATGAGAAGAGAGTGACACGGAGTATCATGATAGTAAGACCACCGGGATACACTAATGGTTCGTCTACTACACCGCCGGCTTCACCAGCTGGATCGACCCCTCCCGTGTCTCCTTTTCCTG GGTTTGGTTGGTCTGTCACGTCAAGATTATGTGCAATGG CAGAGAGTCCTTTCGGTTTCGAAGGAGGTCTACATCGGATGCATACGAGAAGCCAACCGAGGTTGGACCCAGAAATCCTACTTCTCCTTTCGGCGTGTGAGACCTGA
- the LOC133694953 gene encoding folate-binding protein 1-like isoform X2 has protein sequence MQPPQSLSLKFQVNSKLERPKMKTKKYGFLILLLFFHLQIHFSSGKNAGVCISKGGRFPPYTSEGKPPKKVSKGAKDLTLCRVFRKKTCCDVAQTYPALLSVRRLASTGEASQECLQLWELLECSICDPQIGVQPGPPLICASFCDRVYQACANAYFSMDANKRVIAPCGVNDFVCGQAAEWVSNGTELCHAAGFAVKLSDDAYVGAEEASCYGGRASLDSIADSWRSSRSEFPQKDENLRVLEDFQQWVQEMPFSEKISWAVGGLVLTAGLLFMSKRKSHGQRQKLAAIQRAARRLDGKTSQNSPDSLVNRKGNRR, from the exons ATGCAGCCTCCTCAGTCCCTCTCTCTCAAATTCCAAGTCAATTCGAAGCTTGAAAGGCCAAAaatgaagacaaaaaaatatggGTTCTTGATCTTGCTACTTTTTTTTCACTTGCAAATCCACTTCTCCTCCG GAAAAAATGCTGGAGTATGTATTTCTAAAGGCGGTCGCTTTCCGCCATATACATCGGAAGGGAAACCTCCGAAAAAGGTAAGCAAAGGTGCAAAAGATTTGACCCTCTGCAGGGTGTTTCGGAAAAAGACATGCTGTGATGTGGCTCAGACATATCCTGCTTTGCTGTCTGTTAGGAGGCTGGCTTCAACAGGAGAAGCCAGCCAGGAGTGCTTGCAATTATGGGAATTGTTGGAATGTTCAATTTGTGATCCCCAAATTGGTGTTCAGCCTGGACCTCCTCTTATATGTGCCTCGTTTTGTGACAGAGTCTATCAAGCGTGTGCCAATGCTTACTTCTCTATGGATGCAAATAAACGG GTCATAGCCCCATGTGGAGTAAATGACTTTGTTTGTGGACAAGCAGCTGAATGGGTCTCCAATGGCACAGAGCTCTGCCATGCTGCAGGTTTCGCTGTTAAGTTGTCCGATGATGCGTATGTTGGTGCTGAAGAAGCATCTTGCTATGGTGGTAGAGCAAGTCTTGATTCTATTGCTGATTCATGGAGGTCTTCGCGATCTGAGTTTCCCCAGAAAGATGAGAATTTAAGGGTCTTGGAAGATTTCCAGCAGTGGGTGCAGGAAATGCCGTTCAGTGAAAAAATATCTTGGGCAGTAGGAGGGTTAGTTCTTACTGCAGGCCTCTTGTTCATGAG CAAAAGGAAGAGCCATGGTCAGCGCCAAAAGCTTGCAGCTATTCAAAGAGCAGCAAGGAGACTGGATGGCAAGACGAGCCAGAATTCTCCCGATAGTTTAGTAAACAGGAAAGGAAATCGAAGATGA
- the LOC133694951 gene encoding dormancy-associated protein homolog 3-like isoform X2, translating into MSLLDQLWDDTVAGPLPESGLGKLRKMPSLGLRPNPGKESGGGGVMRSHSEEATTVDEKRVTRSIMIVRPPGYTNGSSTTPPASPAGSTPPVSPFPGFGWSVTSRLCAMESPFGFEGGLHRMHTRSQPRLDPEILLLLSACET; encoded by the exons ATGAGCCTTCTCGATCAGCTCTGGGACGACACCGTTGCCGGTCCCCTTCCGGAAAGCGGTCTCGGCAAGCTCCGGAAGATGCCGAGCTTGGGCCTCCGGCCAAACCCCGGCAAGG AGTCAGGCGGCGGCGGCGTGATGAGATCGCACAGTGAGGAAGCGACGACGGTTGATGAGAAGAGAGTGACACGGAGTATCATGATAGTAAGACCACCGGGATACACTAATGGTTCGTCTACTACACCGCCGGCTTCACCAGCTGGATCGACCCCTCCCGTGTCTCCTTTTCCTG GGTTTGGTTGGTCTGTCACGTCAAGATTATGTGCAATGG AGAGTCCTTTCGGTTTCGAAGGAGGTCTACATCGGATGCATACGAGAAGCCAACCGAGGTTGGACCCAGAAATCCTACTTCTCCTTTCGGCGTGTGAGACCTGA
- the LOC133694951 gene encoding dormancy-associated protein homolog 3-like isoform X5: MSLLDQLWDDTVAGPLPESGLGKLRKMPSLGLRPNPGKESGGGGVMRSHSEEATTVDEKRVTRSIMIVRPPGYTNGSSTTPPASPAGSTPPVSPFPESPFGFEGGLHRMHTRSQPRLDPEILLLLSACET; this comes from the exons ATGAGCCTTCTCGATCAGCTCTGGGACGACACCGTTGCCGGTCCCCTTCCGGAAAGCGGTCTCGGCAAGCTCCGGAAGATGCCGAGCTTGGGCCTCCGGCCAAACCCCGGCAAGG AGTCAGGCGGCGGCGGCGTGATGAGATCGCACAGTGAGGAAGCGACGACGGTTGATGAGAAGAGAGTGACACGGAGTATCATGATAGTAAGACCACCGGGATACACTAATGGTTCGTCTACTACACCGCCGGCTTCACCAGCTGGATCGACCCCTCCCGTGTCTCCTTTTCCTG AGAGTCCTTTCGGTTTCGAAGGAGGTCTACATCGGATGCATACGAGAAGCCAACCGAGGTTGGACCCAGAAATCCTACTTCTCCTTTCGGCGTGTGAGACCTGA
- the LOC133693994 gene encoding uncharacterized protein LOC133693994, with product MASSYTTLCLILILSQSLPSSSSSQETSFLDQKPTAYEILGDYNFPKGLLPKGVVGYSLDTTTGRFSAFLNGSCSFSLEGSYQLRYKSSVNGYISQGRLSRLEGVSVKVFFMWVDIIEVLRNGDDLEFSVGIAGAGFPIDNFEECPQCGCGLNCCGAKRKVSKIRSNPFVSSS from the coding sequence ATGGCTTCATCATACACAACTCTTTGCCTCATTCTCATACTCTCACAGTCTTtaccatcatcatcttcatcccaAGAAACAAGTTTTCTTGATCAAAAACCAACAGCCTATGAAATCTTGGGAGACTACAACTTCCCTAAAGGACTGCTTCCTAAAGGAGTTGTCGGCTATTCTCTTGACACCACAACAGGTAGATTCTCTGCTTTCTTGAATGGTTCTTGCAGTTTTTCTCTTGAGGGATCATATCAGTTAAGGTACAAGTCAAGCGTCAATGGTTATATATCACAAGGGAGACTCTCAAGGCTGGAAGGTGTGAGTGTGAAGGTGTTTTTTATGTGGGTTGATATTATTGAGGTTTTAAGAAACGGTGATGATCTTGAATTCTCTGTTGGGATTGCTGGTGCTGGTTTTCCTAttgataattttgaagagtGTCCTCAATGCGGTTGTGGTTTGAATTGTTGTGGTGCTAAAAGGAAAGTAAGCAAGATTAGATCAAACCCATTTGTATCTTCATCTTAG
- the LOC133694951 gene encoding dormancy-associated protein homolog 3-like isoform X3, which yields MSLLDQLWDDTVAGPLPESGLGKLRKMPSLGLRPNPGKESGGGGVMRSHSEEATTVDEKRVTRSIMIVRPPGYTNGSSTTPPASPAGSTPPVSPFPAESPFGFEGGLHRMHTRSQPRLDPEILLLLSACET from the exons ATGAGCCTTCTCGATCAGCTCTGGGACGACACCGTTGCCGGTCCCCTTCCGGAAAGCGGTCTCGGCAAGCTCCGGAAGATGCCGAGCTTGGGCCTCCGGCCAAACCCCGGCAAGG AGTCAGGCGGCGGCGGCGTGATGAGATCGCACAGTGAGGAAGCGACGACGGTTGATGAGAAGAGAGTGACACGGAGTATCATGATAGTAAGACCACCGGGATACACTAATGGTTCGTCTACTACACCGCCGGCTTCACCAGCTGGATCGACCCCTCCCGTGTCTCCTTTTCCTG CAGAGAGTCCTTTCGGTTTCGAAGGAGGTCTACATCGGATGCATACGAGAAGCCAACCGAGGTTGGACCCAGAAATCCTACTTCTCCTTTCGGCGTGTGAGACCTGA
- the LOC133694951 gene encoding dormancy-associated protein homolog 3-like isoform X4 → MSLLDQLWDDTVAGPLPESGLGKLRKMPSLGLRPNPGKESGGGGVMRSHSEEATTVDEKRVTRSIMIVRPPGYTNGSSTTPPASPAGSTPPVSPFPGSRESFRFRRRSTSDAYEKPTEVGPRNPTSPFGV, encoded by the exons ATGAGCCTTCTCGATCAGCTCTGGGACGACACCGTTGCCGGTCCCCTTCCGGAAAGCGGTCTCGGCAAGCTCCGGAAGATGCCGAGCTTGGGCCTCCGGCCAAACCCCGGCAAGG AGTCAGGCGGCGGCGGCGTGATGAGATCGCACAGTGAGGAAGCGACGACGGTTGATGAGAAGAGAGTGACACGGAGTATCATGATAGTAAGACCACCGGGATACACTAATGGTTCGTCTACTACACCGCCGGCTTCACCAGCTGGATCGACCCCTCCCGTGTCTCCTTTTCCTG GAAGCAGAGAGTCCTTTCGGTTTCGAAGGAGGTCTACATCGGATGCATACGAGAAGCCAACCGAGGTTGGACCCAGAAATCCTACTTCTCCTTTCGGCGTGTGA
- the LOC133694910 gene encoding acetylajmalan esterase-like yields MANSKIIIASVLISFLFLVAVLPYASNAKSLKSCGFDAIYQLGDSISDTGNFIQEKPSSVYARFPYGETFFNKPTGRCSNGRLMIDFIASSAGVPFLDAHLNPNGTFTRGHGVNFAVASSTALPADILSKKNIFPPTHSSLSVQLDWMFSYFNSICFNEQDCAEKLKNSLFIVGETGVNDYTYAFFQGKIMEEVKNMVPDVVQAIKDAVTRVIGYGARRVVVPGNVPIGCFPIYLTGFQTNNTDAYDKFHCLKELNNLSASHNDHLKQAIEELKKENPNVLIAYADYYNAFQWILTKAPNLGFDAKSVQKACCGTGGDYGFNALKMCGTPGVPVCPEPDRFISWDGVQLTEKAYQYMALWIIDDILPKLQCPAGLIL; encoded by the exons ATGGCTAACAGTAAAATTATTATAGCTTCGGTCCTGATTAGTTTTCTCTTCCTTGTAGCAGTGCTCCCTTATGCATCCAATGCAAAATCTCTGAAATCTTGTGGGTTTGATGCAATTTATCAGCTTGgtgattcgatatctgacactGGCAATTTCATCCAGGAGAAACCTTCATCAGTGTATGCTAGGTTTCCTTATGGCGAAACTTTTTTCAACAAACCTACCGGCAGATGCTCAAATGGGAGGCTGATGATTGATTTTATCG CAAGTTCAGCAGGTGTTCCATTTCTTGATGCTCACTTGAATCCAAATGGAACATTCACTCGCGGCCATGGAGTGAATTTTGCAGTTGCTAGCTCGACTGCCTTGCCGGCAGATATTCTATCGAAAAAGAACATCTTTCCTCCTACTCATAGTTCTCTTAGTGTACAACTTGACTGGATGTTCTcttatttcaattcaatttgtTTCAATGAGCAAG ATTGTGctgaaaaacttaaaaactcCCTCTTCATCGTCGGAGAGACTGGAGTCAATGACTATACCTATGCTTTTTTCCAAGGCAAAATCATGGAGGAGGTAAAAAACATGGTGCCTGATGTTGTTCAAGCAATCAAAGATGCCGTGACG AGAGTTATTGGTTATGGTGCTAGACGCGTGGTTGTCCCTGGAAATGTCCCAATAGGTTGTTTTCCAATCTATCTTACTGGATTTCAGACCAACAATACCGATGCCTACGACAAATTTCACTGCCTGAAAGAACTTAACAACCTCTCTGCTTCCCACAATGATCATCTCAAACAAGCCATAGAAGAATTGAAGAAGGAAAACCCTAATGTGCTCATTGCATATGCTGATTATTACAACGCATTCCAATGGATTCTTACCAAAGCTCCAAACCTTG GTTTTGATGCCAAATCTGTTCAGAAGGCTTGTTGTGGGACTGGCGGTGATTATGGTTTCAATGCCTTGAAAATGTGTGGAACTCCTGGTGTGCCAGTTTGCCCTGAACCTGATCGGTTTATCAGCTGGGACGGAGTTCAGTTGACCGAAAAGGCATACCAGTACATGGCATTGTGGATCATTGATGACATCTTACCAAAGCTTCAATGCCCTGCCGGCCTGATTCTatga